The DNA window AGGACGGTCTTGACATTGACCGAACCCTTCAATGACTCGATCGCACTCTTCACCACATCGAGACCGACACCTCGCCCACTGATATCGGTGATCTTCTCAGCAGTACTGAACCCTGGCTGGAAGAGGATATTGATCACCTCATCCTCGGTCAGAGCATCAGCGGCATCCCGGGTCATCAGCCCCTTCTGGACGGCCTTGCTGCGCACACGCTCCACATCAATCCCTGCCCCGTCATCGGTCAGTTCAATGATCACATTATCCCGGTCACGCCGGGCAGAGAGCCGGACCGTTCCGACCCGTTCCTTGCCCAGACGTTCCCTGGTCTCCGGGGACTCCAGGCCATGGTTGATCGCATTCCGTATCAGGTGAAGGAGCGGATCGCTCAATCCATCCATCACACTCCGGTCGAGTTCAGTCTCACCGCCCTCCATCAGGAACTCCACCTCTTTGCCGTCATATTTGGCAACATCCCGAACGACCCGGGGAAACCGGTTGAAGATCTGCTGGAGCGGGATCATTCTGATGTTCATCATCAGATTCTGCAGTTCAGAGACCGAACGCTCAACCACGCTGATCGCCTCGTCCATCTCCTTGATCTTGTACTGCTCGGCGATCTGTTTCATCCGCCCGCGGTTGATCACCAGATCTTCGACGAGGTTCATCATGTGATCGAGCTGCTGAATATCCACGCGGAGGTTTTTTATCTCCCGGTTCTTCTCATGGGTCTTGGGTTCCTCCTCTTCACGACCCTTTTTGACGGTGGAATCGGAAGTATCCGAGGAGGCTGGCACCGCCAGAGGGATCTCCTGCTCGACCACCTGAACAGACTGAACATCAGGTCCTTCAGCTGCGACCTTCAGAGAATCAGAGCCGGCGTCACTCTGAACCACCACCATGAGATCCACCCCGCAGTCCCCATCGTCGATAGCCGCCCGGGACGGTGTTGTCTCGATGATCGTCCCGAATGCCTCCAGACTCTGGATGACCAGAAGGGCCCTGATATCCTTCATCAGGCACTCTTCCTTCAGCGTCACCTGCACGGAATACACAGGAACGCCTTCCAAGATTTCCGGGGAATCCTCCGGTTCGCCGGAAGATCCTGCCTCAAGAATAGTGGCAGGAGCAGATGCCGCACCCTGAGAGGACGATGGTTTCAAACTGGCCCATCTCTTAAGAGAAGTGATCAATGGTGCAGCTTCAGCGTTTGCACCATCACCCCCGCCCTCGATATCATCGATCATATTTTCGATGACATCTGCGGCAGAGAGGAGAAGATCTGTCAGATCACTGCTGATCTGCAACGAACCATTCCTGATGTTCTGGAAGATATCCTCCATGGAGTGGCAGAGGTGTTCAGGTTCATCAAATCCCATCGAAGCTGATGCTCCCTTGAGCGTGTGAACTGCCCGGAAGATCTCATCGATCGCATTGTCATCCACACCCTGTTCAAGGACCAGCAGCCCCTTTACCATATTCTCATGGTTTTCGCGAGACTCTGCGACGAAGAGTCCCCGATATGCTTCAAATTCTGACAAGCAATCCTCCCTATCCATCCATCTGTGATACAACCCGGACGATCTCTTTCGCCATTCTCTTGAGCGGTACAACCTGATCGACTGCATTATGCTCGATAGCTGATCTGGCCATACCATAGACCAGGCAGTCTTCCTCTCTACAGATCAGCGATGTCCCGCCGGCTTTCTTGATCGCGGCAGCCCCTTCCCCGGCATCATTGCCCATTCCAGAGAGGATCACAGAGACTGCATTCTTCCCAAAGACCGGAGCACCGGATATAAAGATCTTATCAATAGCCGGACGGACACCATGGAGCGGTGGTGCACTCGAATGGACCAGTCGACCGGTCCGTCTCCCATCACTGCTGATATTTCCCGTGATCACCGAATGATACCCCGACTTGGAGACAAGAACCCGTCCCCGTTCTAGGGGATCGCCGGACTGTGACTCCCTGACCGGGATGGGGCAGATCCGATTGAACCGCTCGGCAAGAGCTGCAGTGAACCCGGGAGGCATATGCTGGGTTACCACCACCGCCGCAGGGAGATCGGCCGGCAGGTCGATCAACAGTTGATCGAGTTGCTGGGGGCCACCTGCCGATGAACCGATCATCACGATCCTGGTCGCCAGCTCATTTCCCGTTCCACCCCTTGCAATCCTTTTGATCGGCGAAAAACGAAAAGTGAACATATGTT is part of the Methanosphaerula palustris E1-9c genome and encodes:
- a CDS encoding chemotaxis protein CheA — its product is MDREDCLSEFEAYRGLFVAESRENHENMVKGLLVLEQGVDDNAIDEIFRAVHTLKGASASMGFDEPEHLCHSMEDIFQNIRNGSLQISSDLTDLLLSAADVIENMIDDIEGGGDGANAEAAPLITSLKRWASLKPSSSQGAASAPATILEAGSSGEPEDSPEILEGVPVYSVQVTLKEECLMKDIRALLVIQSLEAFGTIIETTPSRAAIDDGDCGVDLMVVVQSDAGSDSLKVAAEGPDVQSVQVVEQEIPLAVPASSDTSDSTVKKGREEEEPKTHEKNREIKNLRVDIQQLDHMMNLVEDLVINRGRMKQIAEQYKIKEMDEAISVVERSVSELQNLMMNIRMIPLQQIFNRFPRVVRDVAKYDGKEVEFLMEGGETELDRSVMDGLSDPLLHLIRNAINHGLESPETRERLGKERVGTVRLSARRDRDNVIIELTDDGAGIDVERVRSKAVQKGLMTRDAADALTEDEVINILFQPGFSTAEKITDISGRGVGLDVVKSAIESLKGSVNVKTVLGKMTRFELVLPPTMAIVQVMIVRINGRRCAIPINSIVEVATLDMKSVHQIGSGEAILLRDEVLPIYWLDEMFGKPGNSDIVLVIQYLEKKCGIPLDTVEGQQEVVVKPLSRLIGSSRGVSGITILGDGDVVPVLDVNTMV
- the cheB gene encoding chemotaxis-specific protein-glutamate methyltransferase CheB, with product MRVLVVDDSVFMRTVIRDILTKDSTIEVVGTAVDGVDALAKIKALDPDLITLDIEMPRMNGLEVLKELGTWEKRPKTLMLSSLTSQDAEMTRLAIQLGADDFMLKPKDITHVRGIGDDLIEKVKHMFTFRFSPIKRIARGGTGNELATRIVMIGSSAGGPQQLDQLLIDLPADLPAAVVVTQHMPPGFTAALAERFNRICPIPVRESQSGDPLERGRVLVSKSGYHSVITGNISSDGRRTGRLVHSSAPPLHGVRPAIDKIFISGAPVFGKNAVSVILSGMGNDAGEGAAAIKKAGGTSLICREEDCLVYGMARSAIEHNAVDQVVPLKRMAKEIVRVVSQMDG